From Mucilaginibacter rubeus, a single genomic window includes:
- a CDS encoding cytochrome c3 family protein gives MRSFSLILKQFSRSVLLIAGFAFWSLSNAYAQTDAAKGEAIFKSKCTTCHKIESRLIGPALGPQLTEETDDKYLIQWIQNNQALIAAKNPKALKIYNEYNQSGMTVFADLSDADVGNIITYVRNTWKEDQAKPAAGAAAPGAKVESGPSDMVVFGLIGIIVIAFIVILVLNRVVGSLERILLKNKDLVIEDEVTADGAVAVDAKKEFIAKILKNKKLVFFILVAGTVAMCSWGWVSLWNTNVHQGYQPVQPIKYSHELHAGIMKIDCQYCHSGAYKSKNASIPSLNVCMNCHKVVKTESEEIHKIYDALGYDPKTQKYDSTQAKPIQWVRIHNLPDLAYFNHSQHVKVGGIKCQQCHGPVQEMKEVYQYSPLTMKWCIQCHKRTEVNGKGNAYYDSILAAHDKIKKGEKVTAAVLGGIECGKCHY, from the coding sequence ATGAGAAGTTTCTCATTGATTCTTAAACAATTCTCAAGGTCGGTTTTACTGATTGCCGGGTTTGCTTTTTGGAGTTTATCTAATGCGTACGCGCAGACTGACGCTGCTAAAGGCGAGGCCATTTTCAAGTCAAAATGTACTACCTGTCACAAAATCGAAAGCCGCTTAATTGGTCCGGCATTAGGCCCGCAACTTACTGAAGAAACTGATGATAAATATCTTATCCAGTGGATCCAGAACAACCAGGCATTAATTGCTGCTAAAAACCCTAAGGCACTCAAAATTTACAATGAGTACAACCAGTCGGGCATGACCGTATTCGCTGACCTTAGCGATGCCGATGTTGGTAACATCATTACCTACGTTCGTAACACATGGAAAGAAGATCAGGCTAAGCCAGCTGCCGGTGCTGCTGCTCCTGGCGCCAAAGTTGAAAGCGGACCAAGTGATATGGTTGTTTTCGGTTTGATCGGTATCATCGTTATCGCGTTCATCGTTATCCTGGTATTAAACAGGGTAGTTGGTTCATTGGAGCGTATCCTGCTTAAAAACAAAGACCTTGTTATCGAGGACGAAGTTACTGCAGATGGCGCTGTTGCGGTTGATGCTAAAAAAGAGTTCATCGCCAAGATCCTTAAAAACAAAAAACTGGTATTCTTTATATTGGTTGCAGGTACTGTTGCTATGTGCAGCTGGGGTTGGGTTTCTTTATGGAACACCAACGTACATCAGGGCTACCAGCCGGTACAACCAATTAAATACTCACACGAGTTACACGCCGGTATCATGAAAATTGATTGCCAGTACTGTCACTCAGGTGCATACAAGTCAAAAAATGCTTCTATCCCATCATTGAACGTATGTATGAACTGCCACAAAGTTGTTAAAACTGAGTCGGAAGAGATACACAAGATCTATGACGCTTTGGGTTACGATCCAAAAACACAGAAGTATGACAGCACCCAGGCTAAACCAATCCAGTGGGTACGTATCCACAACCTGCCTGACTTAGCTTACTTTAACCACTCTCAACACGTAAAAGTTGGCGGTATTAAATGTCAGCAGTGCCACGGTCCGGTACAGGAAATGAAAGAGGTTTACCAATACTCTCCGCTTACCATGAAATGGTGTATCCAGTGCCACAAACGTACCGAAGTTAACGGTAAAGGCAATGCTTACTATGACAGCATCCTGGCTGCACACGATAAGATCAAGAAAGGTGAGAAAGTTACAGCCGCCGTATTGGGTGGTATCGAGTGCGGTAAGTGTCACTATTAA
- a CDS encoding TAT-variant-translocated molybdopterin oxidoreductase, whose product MDSNKKYWKGLEELNRTPEFVEKNKNEFAEPIPIEEVLSGSGLSSKTPRRDFLKALGFGVGAVTLAACQKVPVHKSIPYLIKPEEVTPGVANYYTSSYEGQAILVKTREGRPIKVEGNPNDLFSKGGLSAQAQASVLDLYDVNRLQGPRIKGVEAGWEETDAYIKKELAAVAASGKGIRLVTSTVYSPSTLAVIAEFVAKYPTTKHINYDTVSYTGIIQANQNSFGKAVLPHYNFDKADVIVSFGADFLGTWISGEEFTRQYVSNRNSKSLANKKMSRHIQFETGMSMTGTNADARITTKPSEIGVALINLYNAIAGTTLPGSKATGSKKVDTAIMLAAKELVAAKGKALVVSGSNDVATQVLVNAINSLLGSYGTTIDLDNPSKQYAGNDAAFVEFVNEVKRGDVGAVLFLNANPAYDYYKADEFKAALKNVRLSVSFADHADETALLATVNAPNHHYLESWGDANAVEGYYTVIQPAINPVYNTRQAEHSLLAWMENPIKDYYTYVRKTWDSGLLAKGGLSGQKGWEALLQAGMVVATPAAAGAYNFSLDLAGVTQKILTQSKAVAADGDKFELQLYVSQAIGDGKRGNNPWLQELPDPVSKVTWDNFAAMSISDMKKLKLEEGDVIKIDANGYSVELPVLAQPGQTQGTLSVAVGYGRTNAGPVGNNVGKNAFPFFSLSNGTFQTAAVATFKSAGYKSPLAQTQTHHSYEGRSVIREATFVEYKKNPAAGSGNEHGRKDYNAESLWDNHDRPVYDWVMAIDLNACTGCGACVVACSAENNIPVVGKDEVSRRREMHWIRIDRYYSYNDHGNSEEAVTKEKEIDKLDNFDNVSVVHQPMLCQHCDHAPCETVCPVLATVHSSEGLNHMAYNRCVGTRYCANNCPFKVRRFNWFNYWNDARFDNYLQGEHTQLVLNPDVVTRFRGVMEKCSMCIQRIQAGKLKAKIEKRPLKDGEIKMACQQTCSANAIVFGNRNDPNSEVSKALASERTYYVLEELNVQPGIGYQTKVRNIIETEAQA is encoded by the coding sequence ATGGACAGCAATAAAAAATACTGGAAAGGTTTAGAAGAACTAAACAGAACACCAGAATTTGTTGAGAAAAATAAGAACGAATTTGCAGAGCCAATTCCTATCGAGGAAGTGCTTAGCGGATCTGGTTTGTCATCTAAAACTCCACGTCGCGACTTTTTAAAGGCGCTTGGCTTTGGTGTTGGTGCAGTTACATTGGCGGCTTGTCAAAAAGTACCTGTGCATAAATCAATTCCATACCTGATTAAGCCTGAAGAGGTTACCCCGGGTGTGGCTAACTATTATACTTCAAGCTACGAAGGTCAGGCTATCCTGGTTAAAACCCGCGAAGGTCGTCCTATCAAAGTTGAAGGTAACCCTAACGATTTATTTTCAAAAGGTGGTTTAAGTGCACAGGCCCAGGCTTCTGTACTTGACCTTTATGATGTAAACCGTTTGCAAGGCCCTCGTATTAAAGGCGTTGAGGCCGGCTGGGAAGAAACAGACGCTTACATTAAGAAAGAGCTTGCCGCGGTTGCCGCTTCAGGTAAAGGTATCCGTTTGGTTACTTCAACTGTGTACAGCCCTTCAACTTTAGCGGTTATTGCTGAGTTTGTAGCTAAATACCCTACTACTAAACATATCAATTACGATACGGTATCATATACAGGTATCATCCAGGCCAATCAAAACAGTTTTGGTAAAGCAGTATTGCCGCACTACAACTTTGATAAGGCCGATGTAATTGTAAGCTTTGGTGCTGATTTCTTAGGTACCTGGATCTCTGGCGAAGAATTTACACGTCAGTACGTATCTAACCGTAACAGCAAATCACTTGCTAACAAAAAAATGTCCCGCCACATTCAGTTTGAAACTGGTATGAGCATGACCGGTACTAACGCCGATGCCCGTATCACTACCAAACCATCTGAAATTGGTGTTGCATTGATCAACTTATACAATGCTATTGCGGGTACTACTTTGCCAGGTTCAAAAGCAACCGGCAGCAAAAAAGTTGATACCGCTATTATGTTAGCTGCTAAAGAATTAGTTGCTGCAAAAGGTAAAGCCTTAGTAGTTTCCGGTTCAAATGATGTTGCTACACAAGTATTGGTAAATGCCATCAACTCTTTATTAGGTAGCTACGGTACTACTATTGATCTTGATAACCCATCAAAACAATACGCTGGTAACGATGCTGCATTTGTTGAGTTTGTAAACGAAGTAAAACGTGGTGATGTTGGCGCGGTATTATTCCTGAATGCTAACCCTGCTTACGATTACTACAAAGCCGACGAATTCAAAGCTGCTCTTAAAAACGTTCGTTTATCGGTATCATTTGCCGATCATGCCGACGAAACAGCTTTATTGGCTACTGTTAACGCGCCAAACCACCATTACCTTGAGTCATGGGGTGATGCTAACGCTGTTGAAGGTTACTATACTGTAATTCAGCCGGCTATTAACCCGGTTTACAACACCCGTCAGGCAGAGCATAGCTTACTGGCCTGGATGGAAAATCCTATAAAAGATTACTACACCTACGTTCGCAAAACCTGGGATTCAGGCTTGTTAGCAAAAGGCGGCCTGTCTGGTCAAAAAGGCTGGGAAGCTTTATTACAAGCAGGTATGGTTGTAGCTACTCCTGCAGCAGCAGGTGCTTACAACTTTAGCCTTGATCTTGCCGGTGTAACTCAAAAAATATTAACTCAAAGCAAAGCAGTTGCTGCTGACGGCGACAAATTTGAGTTACAGCTTTATGTAAGCCAGGCTATCGGCGACGGTAAACGCGGTAACAACCCTTGGTTACAGGAGCTTCCTGACCCGGTTTCAAAAGTTACCTGGGATAACTTCGCTGCCATGTCAATTTCTGATATGAAGAAATTGAAACTGGAGGAAGGTGATGTGATCAAAATTGATGCTAACGGTTATTCAGTTGAGTTACCGGTATTGGCTCAACCAGGTCAAACTCAGGGTACTTTATCAGTAGCTGTAGGTTACGGCCGTACAAATGCTGGTCCGGTTGGTAACAACGTTGGTAAAAACGCTTTCCCATTCTTTAGCTTAAGCAATGGTACTTTCCAAACTGCTGCGGTAGCTACTTTCAAATCGGCTGGTTACAAATCGCCGCTTGCTCAAACACAAACCCACCACTCATACGAGGGCAGGAGCGTGATCCGCGAGGCTACTTTTGTTGAATACAAAAAGAACCCTGCAGCAGGTAGCGGTAACGAACATGGCCGTAAAGATTACAATGCCGAATCACTTTGGGATAACCATGATCGCCCTGTTTATGACTGGGTAATGGCTATCGACCTTAACGCTTGTACCGGTTGCGGTGCCTGTGTGGTTGCATGTTCTGCAGAAAATAACATCCCGGTTGTAGGTAAAGATGAGGTTTCACGTCGTCGTGAAATGCACTGGATCCGTATCGACCGCTACTATAGCTACAATGACCATGGTAACAGCGAAGAAGCGGTTACTAAAGAAAAGGAAATTGATAAGCTTGATAACTTTGACAATGTATCGGTTGTTCACCAGCCAATGCTTTGCCAGCACTGTGATCACGCGCCTTGTGAAACTGTGTGCCCGGTATTAGCTACCGTTCACTCATCAGAAGGTTTAAACCACATGGCTTACAACCGTTGCGTAGGTACACGTTATTGCGCTAACAACTGTCCGTTCAAAGTACGTCGCTTTAACTGGTTCAACTACTGGAACGATGCACGTTTTGATAACTACCTGCAAGGTGAGCATACACAATTAGTACTTAACCCAGACGTGGTTACACGTTTCCGTGGTGTTATGGAAAAATGTTCAATGTGTATCCAACGTATCCAGGCTGGTAAACTGAAAGCTAAA